The Puntigrus tetrazona isolate hp1 chromosome 23, ASM1883169v1, whole genome shotgun sequence genome has a segment encoding these proteins:
- the tnnc1a gene encoding troponin C type 1a (slow) isoform X2 — protein sequence MDAEDGCISTKELGKVMRMLGQNPTPEELQEMIDEVDEDGSGTVDFEEFLVMMVRCMKDDSKGKSEEELAELFRMFDKNTDGYIDLDELKLMLEATGETITEDDIEELMRDGDKNNDGKIDYDEFLEFMKGVE from the exons ATG GATGCTGAGGATGGGTGCATCAGCACTaaggagctggggaaggtgatGAGAATGCTGGGTCAGAACCCCACGCCGGAGGAACTACAGGAGATGATTGATGAGGTGGATGAGGATG GCAGCGGTACGGTGGATTTCGAGGAGTTTTTGGTCATGATGGTGAGGTGCATGAAAGATGATAGCAAAGGAAAGTCAGAGGAAGAACTGGCAGAACTCTTCCGTATGTTTGATAA GAATACAGATGGTTACATTGATCTTGATGAACTGAAGCTTATGCTGGAAGCTACAGGTGAAACCATCACTGAAGATGATATTGAGGAGCTAATGAGGGATGGAGACAAAAACAATGATGGGAAAATTGATTATGATG AGTTCTTAGAGTTCATGAAAGGAGTggaataa
- the tnnc1a gene encoding troponin C type 1a (slow) isoform X1: MNDIYKAAVEQLTEEQKNEFRAAFDIFVQDAEDGCISTKELGKVMRMLGQNPTPEELQEMIDEVDEDGSGTVDFEEFLVMMVRCMKDDSKGKSEEELAELFRMFDKNTDGYIDLDELKLMLEATGETITEDDIEELMRDGDKNNDGKIDYDEFLEFMKGVE; this comes from the exons ATGAACGATATCTATAAAGCAGCG GTAGAGCAGCTCACTGAAGAGCAGAAGAATG AGTTCCGCGCagcatttgatatttttgttcagGATGCTGAGGATGGGTGCATCAGCACTaaggagctggggaaggtgatGAGAATGCTGGGTCAGAACCCCACGCCGGAGGAACTACAGGAGATGATTGATGAGGTGGATGAGGATG GCAGCGGTACGGTGGATTTCGAGGAGTTTTTGGTCATGATGGTGAGGTGCATGAAAGATGATAGCAAAGGAAAGTCAGAGGAAGAACTGGCAGAACTCTTCCGTATGTTTGATAA GAATACAGATGGTTACATTGATCTTGATGAACTGAAGCTTATGCTGGAAGCTACAGGTGAAACCATCACTGAAGATGATATTGAGGAGCTAATGAGGGATGGAGACAAAAACAATGATGGGAAAATTGATTATGATG AGTTCTTAGAGTTCATGAAAGGAGTggaataa